CGATGTTGGTGGAAATGATGGCCGCTATTGCTCGAAAGGATTACGAGCAGCGACGCGAGCGCCAAGCGCAGGGTATCGAGAAAGCCAAGGCCGCCGGCAAGTACCTGGGGCGGCCAGTTGATGCTGACCTACACAAGCGAGTTACCGAGCTTCTCCGTGCCGGTCTAGGCATACGTGCGACGGCGCGGCACGCCAGTTGCTCCACTACAACGGTATTGCGTATTAGGGATTCAAGTTGCCTTTGAAGATAAAAGGCCGAGCGTATGCTGAGCGTGAGCCAAAGACTCTGCCCCGAACGCCTTGCCACTGAGCAGGTGGTCAATGGAATTCAGTAGCATTGAATCGAATTGACCATTCATCCAGGTCAATCGGCTGTTGGATAAGTGCTCGAAATCCTCTGACTTACCCTCTCCGAATACGCTCCGAACCAGCCGCTTTATAGTCTCATCTTCGTACCAAACCATTTTCGTCTGGTCCGTTTTTCCCTGAATAAACAAGTAAACGATACGGCTGAGGAGGGCGTGATAGGTAGCAAAATGAGCCCACACAACCTCTCCCAAAAACGGGCGATATTTAGCCAGATCTCCGAAAAATTCGGTAACCATCCCGAATTTTAAGCCGAGAAGCTCTCCCCTCATTTCACCAGAGTAAAGATTCATGATCTCCGACCGTGTAAGGGCGTCGGTAAGTACAATTATCGGGGGAAAGGCCTTGCGCGCGCTAAGAACTCCGATCCAGAGGGCGTCGACAGCTTCGATTTTGCGGACGATCGTCGCCTTTTGCACCTCTGAGAAAGAGGATGCAGCTATTCGAAGCTGCTCAGCTTGACGGTCGACTTCTGACTTTAAAAGAGTGAGGTTAGCTTCACCTTGCCCCTTCAATTCAGCCTTCAGTTGCTCGAGCTGGTGATCATAGTGGTGCTTGAGGCCAGCTTTGAGACGCTCACTAAGCCACGTCCTAAAGAGCCAACCCAAAATTGCTATCAGCCCCGCGGTACCCAGGGAGGATGTAATCGCGGTTATGACGAATTCACTCGGTTCTGCCATGACGACCTTCTCCCTTTGGACGTTCACGAAAAAGCCCCGCCAGGTCATCCTGTGCGGGGCTTTTTTCTACCTGCTGCTGCCACCCTGCTGTCACGAAAAAATCTAACTGTCAGGGATATGGCTGGAGAGGCCCGTAAAATATGGTGTCCCAGGGCAGGTTCGAACTGCCAACCTTCCCCTTAGGAGGGGGATGCTCTATCCAATTGAGCTACTGAGACACAAGTCGCCCGCAAAGGAATGCGCAGCGATGGACGGCGTGCATGTTAACGGGCAGGCCCGCTTTTGTCATGTCGTCCGTAGGGCTTTTTAAGTGTAGGCAGACGCCTCACGGTAGCGTGGCTTTGTTTACCGTGCAAATTGCATCACCGCAAAATGCCATCATTGCAAATTGCAATGTGGGAATTTTGCAGAAATATCTTAATTCGTTGTTTTTAAAGGATTTAATAGCCGTTAAACTTTTGGCATGCGGGCTGCTTCGACTGTTCTCTCAGAACACAGGAGGTCAGCTCCATGAACAGCGCTCTTATAGTCGCAAACGCGGTCGCTTTGGCGGTTCTGGTGGGTTTTCATTTCTTCCCCGAAAACGACGTTGCGACAATTGCTCAACGCATCCCCCATTACCTGCAACTGCAAAAAACACCGCAGTTGGCAGTCATGAGCGATCAACGCGGTTTGGTCAGCCAAGAGGTAAGCCTGGAGACTATTCAGCTGCGCACACAGTCTTTTGAACGCTTGGTATTTTGAATCACCCCATCAGGAGCACAGCATGTCCAAATCAGCCGCAGGATTTTTCATCCTCGCTTTACTGAGTGGCATCCTTCATCTGTCATTGGTCGAGGACACAATCATCACCCTGCCCCTGATTGCTTGCGGCGTGTTCGGCGCACTGTTCGTGCTGGTGCTGATCGCCGGGCGCAAGATCAAGTTCGATCCGGTTTTGCGCTGAAGCTCAGTAGTTTCAGAAGATTGGCGACGGTGCCAGCAAGGTCGCCGGAGTTATCGAGTCGGCGGATCTGAATATTACTAATTGAATCATCAGCCATAAACAACCCATTACGGCGCAATCTTGCTTCAACTTCTGCCGGGTTCTCTCGCCCCCGCCGTAGCAGACGCTCGCGCAGGGCTTCATCCTTGACCGTCAATAGCACCGGCAATAGCGTGGGATAACGCAGTTGCGCCTCTGTCAGGTGCCCGCGCGAACCGTTGATCAACACATGGCGACCCTCCGCGAGCCATTGGTCTATGCGCACAGGAATACCGTAACTCAGCCCATGGGCTTGCCACGACAATGCAAAATCCCCTTTGGCTCTGCGTCGTTCGAACTCTTCGCGGGAAACCTCGATGGCGTCTTCACCCACGGACTCCGCCGAGCGCGTGATAACGCGGCGCACCACTTCACAATTGCCTGCGCGCAACGGCTTGCGAGCGGCTTCGATGAGGCTATCCTTGCCGGATCCCGAAGGCCCCATTAAATAAATCAGCCTGCCACCCATCCTGAAATCAACCCTCGCCACGTGCCCATACTAGTAAATCGGCCATTTGCCACTATCCTGTATAAGGTAAGGAACAAGGATCGAATCCGCATAGCATGCACCTTCAGACGTCTTCGGGCATCACCTGTCGGGCAAGAGGACGCGGTTCAGCGATACGGACTCATGGATTATTTTCAAACCAGTCCGCATTTCTGATAATAGGTGCTGGCATTAAGCCTTTACCCAGATCAATATTTGTCACAGAATTGACGCCAATGATCTGGCTAATTTGAGGCATGATGCGCGCCTCTATCAATTCAGGTTGAACATTTGGCCGGAGTGCTTGTCCTATCTGACATCCTGCGGCCTATCCCGAGAACCGCTCCCCTGAACTAACCGGTTAAATATATGCGCCCATTGAAACAGGCAATTTATTCCAGCCGTACGGCTGACAAGTTCGTCGTACGTCTGCCAGACGGAATGCGTGAACGCATTGCCGAGGTGGCTCGCAATCATCATCGCAGCATGAACTCCGAAATCATCGCGCGCCTTGAGCAGAGCCTTATTCAGGAAGGCGCGTTGGGTGAAGAATTGAGCATGCGCCTGGACAGCCCCGAGCTGTCTTTGCACGAACGCGAACTGCTGCAACGCTTCCGCCAACTCTCCCACCGTCAGCAAAACGCTCTGGTTTCGCTGATCGCCCATGACGCCGAAATGGCCGCAGACGCTTCCTGATTCATCCCGAAAGCTCAAGCCAGCGTAATTGCTGGCTTTTTTTTGCCTGAAATTTGGCTAAAAAAACCCGCCGATTGGGCCATTGGCCAATCAGGCGGGTTGTTTTGAAACAGGATGTTAAAGCAGGAAAATCGTCGCCAGCCCGAGGAAGATGAAAAAGCCGCCACTGTCAGTCATGGCCGTGATCATCACACTGGCACCCATTGCCGGGTCGCGCCCAAGCCGCGCCAGGGTCATCGGAATCAAAACCCCCATCAATGCCGCAAGCAACAGGTTAAGCGTCATCGCGGCGGTCATCACCACGCCCAGGGACCAACTGCCATAAAGCAGATAGGCCACCACACCAATTACGCCGCCCCAGACCAGACCATTGATCAGGCCGACCGCCAACTCCTTGCGCATCAGTCGCGACGTATTGCCGGTACTGACCTGGTCCAGCGCCATGGCCCGAA
This genomic stretch from Pseudomonas wuhanensis harbors:
- a CDS encoding PA3371 family protein; this translates as MSKSAAGFFILALLSGILHLSLVEDTIITLPLIACGVFGALFVLVLIAGRKIKFDPVLR
- the phnN gene encoding phosphonate metabolism protein/1,5-bisphosphokinase (PRPP-forming) PhnN gives rise to the protein MGGRLIYLMGPSGSGKDSLIEAARKPLRAGNCEVVRRVITRSAESVGEDAIEVSREEFERRRAKGDFALSWQAHGLSYGIPVRIDQWLAEGRHVLINGSRGHLTEAQLRYPTLLPVLLTVKDEALRERLLRRGRENPAEVEARLRRNGLFMADDSISNIQIRRLDNSGDLAGTVANLLKLLSFSAKPDRT
- a CDS encoding Arc family DNA-binding protein, giving the protein MRPLKQAIYSSRTADKFVVRLPDGMRERIAEVARNHHRSMNSEIIARLEQSLIQEGALGEELSMRLDSPELSLHERELLQRFRQLSHRQQNALVSLIAHDAEMAADAS